The Dehalococcoidia bacterium genome contains a region encoding:
- a CDS encoding ABC transporter ATP-binding protein, protein MSAPVIRCRELTKRFDSVLAVDSVDLEIWPGEVIAILGQSGCGKTTLLRLIAGLETPSEGFVEIEGEEATSPEYVRPPEQRGLGMVVQEYALFPHMTAVSNVSFGLRGLDGHSRDARVDEVLGLVHLKELGGRYPYELSGGQQQRIALARTLAPSPVTVLLDEPFSNLDSSMRQLLRQEVEAILRSQRTSAVLVTHDREEAFAIADRVGVMIDGRLLQIDTPERIYHFPASQEVAQLTGPCDFIPGHVVGDGKVDTGIGTLGCRLTTDKLPAGDEAEVLIRPDDLEVIPDADGQGTVVAREFRGDQVILSVQLNSGETIRVRRRSFSTLPAGSRVRVSTVKTIPFAAFPAL, encoded by the coding sequence ATGAGCGCTCCGGTCATCCGGTGCAGGGAACTCACCAAGCGCTTCGACTCGGTCCTTGCTGTTGATTCAGTTGATCTTGAGATCTGGCCGGGAGAGGTCATTGCGATCCTGGGGCAGAGCGGCTGTGGCAAAACCACTCTTCTCAGACTGATAGCTGGACTCGAAACGCCTTCTGAGGGCTTTGTAGAAATTGAGGGCGAGGAGGCCACTTCACCTGAATACGTCCGTCCACCGGAACAACGCGGCCTTGGAATGGTGGTGCAGGAGTACGCACTCTTTCCCCACATGACTGCAGTTTCCAATGTGTCGTTCGGGCTCAGGGGATTGGATGGTCACAGCCGGGATGCGAGGGTCGACGAAGTCCTGGGCCTGGTCCACCTGAAAGAACTCGGTGGAAGGTACCCTTACGAACTTTCGGGCGGGCAGCAGCAGAGGATCGCCTTGGCACGCACACTCGCCCCTAGTCCGGTTACGGTTCTGCTGGACGAACCATTCAGTAACCTCGACTCTTCCATGCGTCAACTGCTCAGACAGGAGGTAGAGGCCATCCTGCGTTCACAGAGAACTTCAGCAGTTCTGGTGACACACGACCGGGAAGAGGCATTTGCGATCGCAGACCGAGTTGGGGTCATGATCGACGGTAGGCTGCTGCAGATAGATACTCCAGAACGGATCTACCATTTTCCCGCAAGCCAGGAGGTTGCTCAGCTTACGGGACCGTGCGATTTCATTCCTGGCCACGTGGTTGGAGACGGTAAAGTGGACACCGGTATCGGCACTCTGGGATGTAGACTGACAACGGACAAACTACCGGCAGGTGATGAAGCAGAAGTACTGATTCGGCCGGACGACCTCGAAGTGATTCCTGATGCCGACGGGCAGGGCACGGTTGTAGCCCGAGAATTCCGTGGCGATCAGGTAATTCTCAGCGTGCAGCTTAATTCAGGAGAGACTATCCGGGTCCGCCGAAGGTCCTTCTCAACTCTCCCCGCCGGTTCCCGCGTGCGCGTGTCGACGGTCAAGACGATTCCGTTCGCTGCCTTCCCCGCTCTCTGA
- a CDS encoding thiamine pyrophosphate-binding protein — protein MPVMTGGEALARSLYREGVRVIFGLPGVQLYHALDGLAQEPGIRFITTRHEQATAYMADGYARASGGVGTAMVVPGPGLQNASAAIGTAYSASSPVLVVAGQVQRELIGVDRGALHEINDQIDTIKPVTKWAHRILDPAEIPAAVHEAFRHLKTGRPRPVEIEIPPETLEDQTNVDLFEPEGYPASPPSDMDVSSAVRLISQAKNPLLFAGGGVIASNASEELTAVAEYLQAPVMMTSEGKGAISDRHYLALGGMGFRGDPYSERMAEHDLVIAVGTRNAYPNIFSQKVLQIDIDPEEIGRNYEDTVGVVGDAKRTLAELLRALNAVSDPRESRRDELEAAKNARLDALPKIEPQHSFTLAIRNAVPDDGIVISGMTQIGYYSRVNYPVYEPRTYLTSSYFGNLGYAYPVALGAKVAMPDKAVVAISGDGGFMFASQEMSTAVKYGINAVAVVFNDNAYGNVLRDQVTKFDGRSIGADLHNPDFMKLADAYGVRGVRVHEADELEAALAESLTIERPSLIEVPVGMMPNPFG, from the coding sequence ATGCCTGTTATGACCGGGGGTGAAGCCCTCGCACGATCACTCTACAGGGAGGGCGTCCGCGTGATATTCGGGCTTCCCGGTGTACAGCTTTACCACGCGCTGGACGGACTTGCCCAGGAGCCAGGTATCAGGTTCATAACTACGAGGCACGAGCAGGCCACGGCCTACATGGCTGACGGCTATGCTCGCGCATCCGGTGGTGTTGGCACGGCGATGGTCGTTCCGGGTCCGGGCCTTCAGAATGCCAGCGCGGCGATCGGGACAGCATACTCGGCGTCGTCTCCCGTACTGGTCGTTGCCGGACAGGTACAGCGCGAACTCATCGGCGTCGACAGAGGAGCGCTTCACGAGATCAACGACCAGATTGATACGATCAAGCCGGTGACGAAGTGGGCGCACAGAATTCTGGATCCTGCCGAGATTCCGGCGGCCGTGCACGAGGCGTTCCGACATCTGAAGACGGGCCGTCCCCGGCCCGTAGAGATCGAGATTCCCCCTGAGACCCTCGAAGATCAAACCAACGTTGACCTGTTCGAACCCGAAGGGTACCCAGCGAGTCCGCCCTCCGACATGGACGTTAGCAGCGCGGTCAGACTGATCTCTCAGGCCAAGAATCCTCTCCTGTTTGCTGGTGGCGGGGTGATAGCTTCCAACGCCTCGGAGGAACTCACGGCAGTCGCCGAATACCTACAGGCGCCGGTGATGATGACCTCCGAAGGCAAGGGTGCGATCTCCGATCGGCACTACCTCGCGCTGGGTGGGATGGGCTTCCGCGGCGATCCCTACTCGGAAAGAATGGCTGAACACGACCTGGTGATCGCAGTCGGCACTCGAAATGCCTATCCGAACATCTTCTCTCAGAAAGTTCTGCAGATCGACATAGACCCAGAAGAAATAGGTCGCAACTACGAAGACACTGTCGGCGTCGTGGGAGACGCTAAGCGTACACTCGCAGAGCTGCTGAGGGCGCTGAACGCCGTATCTGATCCGAGGGAGAGTAGAAGAGACGAGTTGGAGGCTGCCAAGAATGCGCGTCTGGACGCGCTTCCCAAGATCGAGCCGCAGCACTCGTTTACACTGGCGATCAGGAACGCGGTCCCAGACGATGGAATTGTGATTTCAGGCATGACCCAAATCGGATACTACAGCCGGGTCAACTATCCTGTTTACGAGCCGCGAACGTATCTAACTAGCTCGTATTTCGGCAACCTGGGCTACGCTTATCCGGTCGCCCTGGGAGCCAAAGTGGCAATGCCAGACAAGGCCGTGGTTGCTATTTCGGGCGACGGCGGTTTCATGTTTGCGTCGCAGGAGATGTCCACAGCCGTCAAGTACGGCATCAATGCGGTGGCGGTGGTCTTCAACGACAATGCCTATGGGAATGTTCTTAGGGACCAGGTAACAAAGTTCGACGGCCGTTCTATAGGGGCGGACCTCCACAACCCAGACTTCATGAAGCTGGCAGATGCTTATGGCGTTAGGGGCGTCCGTGTACACGAAGCTGACGAGCTAGAGGCTGCTCTGGCGGAGTCGCTGACAATCGAGCGCCCGTCGTTAATCGAGGTCCCAGTCGGGATGATGCCAAACCCGTTTGGCTAG
- a CDS encoding LLM class flavin-dependent oxidoreductase, with the protein MALPDRMKFGIFMAPFHWQNENPTVAYERDFELIEWLDYLDFDEAWIGEHHSAGWETIASPELFMAAAAERTKHIKLGTGVISLPYHHPLMVANRMVQLDHMTRGRTMLGVGPGALSTDAYMLGIDPVDQRQRMDESMGIIKRLLTERDPITYVSSWFTLREARLHLRPYTQPHFPMAVAAAQSPSGMVLAGKYGLGVLSVSVVRGGSYARDMKDFWKIAEETAEQYGNTMDRNEWRLVVVSFLADTKKEALEQARIGAGRFQREYFEQTLGAPVTDCPQDKIVDLMVENGAWCVGTPDDLIDFIYRMDESTDGFGGLLIQATEFGTREQVLHSYELMSRYVMPHFQGSIDSLKASQQYAKDVREELAGRRDQAMQRAASDYDNLRATRN; encoded by the coding sequence ATGGCTCTACCCGACCGCATGAAGTTCGGAATCTTCATGGCTCCGTTCCACTGGCAGAATGAGAACCCAACTGTCGCGTACGAGCGGGACTTTGAGCTCATCGAGTGGTTGGACTACCTCGACTTCGATGAGGCGTGGATAGGAGAGCACCACAGCGCAGGGTGGGAGACGATAGCCTCTCCTGAGCTGTTCATGGCGGCAGCGGCAGAGCGCACGAAGCACATCAAGCTCGGGACCGGTGTCATCAGCCTGCCATATCACCACCCCCTTATGGTTGCCAACAGGATGGTCCAGCTAGACCATATGACTCGCGGCAGGACTATGCTGGGGGTCGGCCCAGGGGCCCTTTCGACCGATGCATATATGCTTGGAATCGACCCTGTGGACCAGCGTCAGCGCATGGACGAGTCGATGGGAATCATCAAGCGGCTCCTGACCGAGCGCGATCCGATCACCTATGTGAGTTCCTGGTTCACCCTGCGTGAAGCACGACTGCATCTCAGACCATACACTCAGCCGCACTTCCCAATGGCAGTTGCGGCAGCACAATCGCCTTCTGGCATGGTGCTAGCTGGCAAATACGGACTGGGAGTACTATCAGTCAGCGTAGTACGCGGAGGTTCCTACGCGCGCGACATGAAGGACTTCTGGAAGATCGCCGAAGAGACTGCTGAGCAGTACGGAAACACAATGGACCGTAACGAGTGGCGGCTAGTTGTTGTCAGTTTCCTTGCCGATACTAAGAAAGAGGCGCTCGAGCAGGCACGAATCGGTGCTGGCCGTTTCCAGCGGGAATACTTCGAGCAGACTCTCGGGGCGCCTGTTACCGACTGCCCGCAGGATAAGATAGTAGACCTGATGGTTGAAAATGGAGCGTGGTGCGTCGGTACTCCGGATGACCTGATCGACTTCATATATCGCATGGACGAATCAACAGACGGATTCGGTGGTCTGCTGATTCAGGCGACCGAGTTCGGCACACGAGAGCAGGTGCTACACAGTTACGAGTTAATGTCACGCTACGTTATGCCACACTTCCAGGGTTCGATCGACAGCCTTAAGGCATCTCAGCAGTACGCAAAGGACGTCCGTGAGGAGCTTGCAGGCCGGCGGGACCAGGCCATGCAGCGCGCGGCCTCTGACTATGACAACCTCAGGGCCACACGCAATTAA
- a CDS encoding cation transporter yields the protein MATYQIKQAGTHVNTTHHHSDHDHAHDFRQTGKRSLYVVLMLLGFHMVVEVIGGILSGSLGLLAHATHMMTDVVAIGLAIFAMWVAERPATVSRTFGYHRMEVLVVMVNAVALTLLASWILFEAYYGFRESAEGHSHDVEGWIMLGVACLGLAINTISAWILYKSSRHSLNVEGAFWHIMADMMGSVAVLLSGIILLVFDWDVVDYVLSIALAGLILFSAGRLALKVFHVLLESVPEGLDMYRLCSRIEDVEGVTVVHNVHAWTITSGYNALAAHILVDPEYPRDNKVLMREIRRLVEDEFGIHHATLQVERSAGECSESHHVDHLHARALTELD from the coding sequence GTGGCCACGTATCAGATCAAGCAAGCAGGCACGCATGTTAACACCACTCATCACCATTCCGACCACGATCATGCCCACGATTTCAGACAGACAGGCAAGCGCAGTCTGTATGTAGTCCTTATGCTTCTCGGGTTTCATATGGTGGTGGAAGTGATCGGTGGGATTCTATCTGGGAGCCTTGGACTTCTTGCCCACGCCACCCACATGATGACCGATGTCGTTGCGATTGGACTTGCAATTTTCGCCATGTGGGTCGCTGAGAGACCAGCAACGGTATCTCGGACCTTCGGCTACCACAGAATGGAAGTCCTGGTGGTTATGGTCAACGCTGTTGCGCTGACATTGCTGGCGAGCTGGATTCTCTTCGAGGCCTATTACGGTTTCCGTGAGAGTGCCGAGGGGCATTCTCACGATGTCGAGGGATGGATCATGCTTGGCGTAGCCTGCCTGGGCTTGGCCATTAATACGATATCCGCCTGGATCCTGTACAAATCCTCTCGCCATAGCCTGAATGTAGAGGGCGCCTTCTGGCACATCATGGCTGACATGATGGGAAGCGTTGCCGTGCTACTGTCAGGGATCATCCTGTTGGTTTTCGACTGGGATGTAGTCGACTATGTCCTCAGTATTGCCCTGGCAGGTCTCATCCTGTTCAGCGCTGGGCGCCTTGCTCTTAAGGTGTTTCACGTACTCTTGGAAAGTGTGCCTGAGGGCCTAGATATGTACAGGCTTTGCAGCAGGATCGAAGATGTAGAGGGTGTGACGGTTGTTCATAATGTACATGCTTGGACGATCACGTCAGGCTACAACGCCCTGGCCGCCCATATTCTCGTCGACCCGGAATACCCCCGCGACAATAAAGTGCTAATGCGCGAAATTCGTAGGTTAGTCGAGGACGAATTTGGGATACACCATGCGACCCTGCAAGTGGAGCGGTCTGCGGGTGAGTGCTCTGAGTCCCATCACGTCGACCACTTGCATGCCAGGGCACTCACCGAGCTAGATTGA
- a CDS encoding mandelate racemase/muconate lactonizing enzyme family protein — MKITGIKTNIFSSRHHNAKRNWLILRLQTDEGLEGIGEASMLSYDPTVSDLLERWTEAYLVGKDPMAHELHWMRMHQDNGGRGGRLFSTALSGIDIALWDLKGKALGVPVYQLLGGPIRDKIRVYANGWYTNPGTPEQNAEEALRVVDMGYTAMKFDPFGQHNYYTISPEEAQLAEDRVAAVREAVGPNVETLVEVHAKFNVYTAVHLGQRLEKYRPFWFEEPVSQENVGEMAQVRQKVNIPIATGERLYLKFPFYELVKADAVDILQPDMCNAGGITELKKIAAIAEPRHVLMAPHNTNAAVGTVASFHLDAATPNFLIQEYHAEFYEPHYFEVFDGLPRQRDGYVDLPTGPGLGLTFNEEVADAHPYMPLGIGERGI, encoded by the coding sequence ATGAAGATTACAGGTATAAAGACCAACATATTTTCCTCGCGGCACCATAACGCCAAGCGAAACTGGCTGATTCTCCGGCTGCAGACTGACGAGGGTTTGGAAGGCATTGGCGAGGCGTCGATGCTGTCATACGACCCAACGGTCTCCGATCTGCTCGAACGCTGGACCGAAGCCTATCTTGTAGGCAAAGACCCAATGGCCCATGAGCTCCACTGGATGCGAATGCACCAGGACAATGGAGGCAGGGGAGGGCGCCTCTTCTCGACAGCGCTATCCGGCATCGACATTGCTCTCTGGGACCTCAAGGGCAAGGCCTTGGGTGTACCCGTATACCAGTTGTTGGGAGGTCCTATCCGGGACAAGATACGTGTATACGCAAATGGCTGGTATACGAACCCGGGTACGCCGGAGCAGAACGCTGAGGAAGCCCTCCGGGTCGTCGACATGGGTTATACAGCAATGAAGTTCGATCCCTTCGGCCAGCACAACTACTACACGATCTCCCCCGAAGAAGCCCAGCTAGCGGAGGATCGTGTCGCCGCGGTCAGAGAGGCGGTCGGCCCTAACGTAGAGACACTTGTCGAAGTACACGCCAAGTTCAACGTCTACACAGCTGTCCACCTGGGACAGCGACTCGAAAAGTACAGGCCCTTCTGGTTTGAAGAGCCAGTCTCGCAGGAGAACGTTGGCGAAATGGCGCAGGTGCGCCAGAAGGTGAACATCCCAATCGCGACCGGTGAGCGCCTCTACCTGAAGTTCCCATTCTATGAGTTGGTAAAGGCGGACGCAGTCGACATCCTTCAGCCTGACATGTGCAACGCTGGCGGAATCACTGAGCTGAAGAAGATAGCCGCCATTGCTGAACCTCGTCATGTACTGATGGCGCCACACAACACCAACGCCGCTGTCGGCACGGTTGCCAGCTTCCACCTGGACGCAGCCACTCCCAACTTCCTCATCCAGGAGTATCACGCGGAGTTCTACGAGCCTCATTACTTCGAGGTATTCGACGGCCTACCCAGGCAGAGAGATGGGTACGTTGATCTTCCCACCGGTCCAGGACTTGGCCTAACATTCAACGAAGAGGTCGCCGACGCACATCCCTACATGCCACTGGGAATCGGAGAGCGAGGCATCTGA
- the tsaD gene encoding tRNA (adenosine(37)-N6)-threonylcarbamoyltransferase complex transferase subunit TsaD, whose translation MKILGIETSCDETAAAVIEDGRNIVSNVVATQVKMHAQYGGIVPEVASRQHMRTIIPVVDRALEEAGLEMHQLDGVAVTHGPGLAGALLVGVNTAKGMALSHDLPFIGVNHLEGHVYAAWLEDIVDPETRPGFPILCLITSGGHTDLILMEGHGQYRLIGRTRDDAAGEAFDKAARVLGLGFPGGPEIQRVAEGAVGLEPDLPRPRIRNSLDFSFSGLKTAVLRRAELKGMYPPPEDEDLDPTEVSEVAHAFQEAIVDSMVTRTLEAVKQHSVKGIILGGGVAANAQLRKEMTARSPIEVIVPRPGLCTDNGAMIGAAAYFTLRNGVSYQWDLDVVPSLRLG comes from the coding sequence ATGAAGATCCTCGGAATTGAAACATCCTGTGATGAGACCGCGGCTGCCGTCATCGAAGACGGTCGCAACATAGTCTCAAACGTCGTCGCAACCCAGGTCAAAATGCACGCCCAGTATGGCGGAATTGTGCCTGAAGTTGCGTCTCGGCAGCACATGCGCACGATCATTCCAGTAGTCGATCGCGCACTTGAAGAAGCGGGACTCGAAATGCACCAACTCGATGGTGTGGCCGTAACCCACGGGCCCGGTCTCGCGGGGGCTCTGCTTGTGGGAGTCAACACGGCAAAGGGGATGGCTCTGTCGCACGACCTGCCGTTCATTGGAGTAAACCACCTCGAGGGGCACGTATACGCCGCGTGGCTCGAGGACATTGTCGATCCTGAAACCAGACCAGGCTTCCCGATCCTGTGCCTTATCACCTCGGGTGGGCACACGGATCTGATCCTCATGGAGGGACACGGACAGTACCGTCTCATCGGGCGTACGAGAGACGATGCGGCAGGAGAGGCCTTCGACAAGGCTGCCAGGGTCCTGGGTCTCGGATTCCCCGGCGGGCCTGAAATCCAGCGAGTTGCAGAAGGCGCTGTCGGCCTCGAACCCGACCTGCCTCGTCCCAGGATCAGGAACTCCCTCGACTTCAGTTTCAGTGGTCTCAAGACTGCCGTACTTAGACGCGCCGAGCTAAAGGGCATGTATCCGCCCCCAGAAGACGAGGACCTAGACCCGACCGAGGTCTCAGAGGTCGCACACGCCTTCCAGGAAGCCATCGTGGACAGCATGGTGACGCGGACACTGGAGGCAGTGAAACAGCACAGCGTCAAGGGCATTATTCTTGGTGGTGGAGTCGCCGCCAATGCACAGCTGCGTAAGGAGATGACTGCCCGGTCGCCTATCGAGGTCATCGTTCCTCGTCCAGGGCTGTGCACAGATAACGGCGCCATGATAGGGGCTGCCGCCTACTTCACTCTCAGGAACGGAGTCTCTTACCAGTGGGACCTCGATGTGGTCCCAAGCCTGCGCCTCGGCTAG
- a CDS encoding alanine racemase: MERPTFKPIGTPSEELDTPALVVDLDALDANVRLVHSAIRDSGVSIRPRLDYHLCPAIGHIQLGAAGTSGVAVSTLGQAEVFSQHGFNDILVTNLVVTRSKLARAAALGRRIKLAVLADSSHGVDELSEAATSAGSNLGVAVAVRTDAPTLGVTPADAAPLAAQISGSPNLDLAGLVGSSNLDHLLEAVDNCRASGINVPKVIAGGSATYDSDAASGGVTDVLAGSYALNDNSLASRRPELLKAVRILATVVSNKDDGLVWVDAGQKATSIDTGLPAVDNVDGVAVPRMSAEHGAIVNEAGDRWDLDVGSKVWLVPHDVANTANVYDYIHATRDGRLEAIWEVSARGRYN; this comes from the coding sequence ATGGAACGCCCGACATTCAAGCCAATCGGCACCCCTTCAGAGGAGCTCGATACTCCCGCCCTGGTCGTTGATCTTGATGCCCTGGACGCGAATGTAAGACTCGTTCACAGTGCCATCAGGGACAGTGGCGTCAGCATAAGGCCGAGGCTGGACTACCATCTCTGTCCCGCAATTGGACACATTCAACTTGGTGCTGCGGGAACGAGTGGAGTTGCGGTGTCCACACTTGGACAGGCGGAAGTGTTCAGTCAGCATGGCTTCAATGACATTCTTGTGACGAATCTCGTTGTGACTCGTTCAAAGTTGGCCCGGGCTGCGGCGTTGGGGCGTCGGATCAAACTGGCCGTTCTGGCGGATAGCTCGCATGGCGTCGATGAACTGTCCGAAGCGGCAACGTCGGCAGGTTCGAATCTGGGCGTCGCCGTGGCCGTCAGGACGGATGCCCCTACTTTAGGAGTGACTCCCGCGGATGCCGCTCCATTGGCTGCTCAAATCTCTGGATCCCCAAACTTGGACCTGGCGGGGCTTGTTGGCTCTTCCAACCTCGACCACCTGCTTGAGGCAGTCGACAATTGCAGGGCGTCCGGCATTAACGTACCCAAGGTAATTGCCGGGGGTTCGGCAACTTACGACTCAGATGCAGCATCTGGCGGAGTCACAGACGTTCTCGCAGGCTCGTACGCACTCAACGACAATTCGCTCGCCTCGCGCCGACCCGAGCTCCTGAAGGCCGTTCGCATTCTTGCCACCGTCGTCAGCAACAAGGACGATGGCCTGGTGTGGGTGGACGCTGGTCAGAAGGCCACAAGCATCGATACCGGACTGCCTGCGGTGGACAATGTAGACGGCGTGGCAGTGCCCAGGATGAGCGCCGAGCACGGGGCCATCGTGAACGAAGCCGGGGATCGCTGGGACCTGGACGTGGGTTCCAAGGTCTGGCTCGTCCCTCACGACGTCGCTAACACCGCCAACGTCTACGACTACATTCACGCAACAAGAGATGGCCGACTGGAGGCCATCTGGGAAGTCTCTGCCAGGGGACGCTACAACTGA
- a CDS encoding alanine racemase: protein MTSYIPTLGTPISELETPALVLDLDALEHNYEYIASLYADTVCKMREHAKNVKTPAILRKQIEAGGTVGGVCAAKVSEAEVMVEGGITDILITSQAVTEDKIARICSMARAADVKVAIDDPRNVQLISDISSRSGTDVGLVIEVNTSMNRAGIRGPDEGINLARMATDLPGVNFKGVMSHQSITGEPDRETRFSHGRHWMQVCVDAKRAIEDAGFPVEIVSTGETYTIDVAPEMPEVNEVQGGTYALMNTTSAYMEEFQFAGKVLSTVVSRPDGNTVIGDVGYRALAAPNGVLPSVENEPCVSVESLAPDHIVLKSDGQMPLNVGDQFLLLSAQQDILVNRWDQFIGIRNGVVEDVWPILARGCHH, encoded by the coding sequence ATGACCTCGTACATTCCAACACTGGGTACTCCGATTTCCGAGCTTGAGACACCCGCGCTCGTCCTTGACCTCGATGCTCTTGAGCACAACTACGAGTACATCGCGAGCCTCTACGCTGACACCGTGTGCAAGATGCGTGAGCACGCCAAGAACGTGAAGACTCCAGCGATTCTACGCAAGCAGATCGAGGCTGGTGGCACCGTTGGTGGAGTCTGTGCGGCCAAGGTGTCCGAGGCTGAAGTCATGGTCGAAGGCGGCATCACAGACATTCTCATCACGAGCCAAGCCGTGACTGAAGACAAGATCGCTCGCATCTGTTCTATGGCGCGCGCTGCTGACGTGAAGGTGGCTATTGACGACCCTCGTAACGTCCAGTTGATTTCGGATATCTCAAGCCGGTCTGGAACAGACGTCGGGCTTGTGATTGAGGTTAATACTTCGATGAACAGAGCGGGCATAAGGGGCCCTGATGAAGGCATCAACCTTGCCCGCATGGCCACTGACCTGCCTGGAGTCAACTTCAAGGGTGTCATGAGCCATCAGTCCATCACTGGTGAGCCGGATCGAGAGACTCGTTTCAGCCATGGTAGGCACTGGATGCAGGTGTGCGTAGATGCCAAGCGCGCAATTGAGGACGCGGGTTTCCCAGTTGAGATCGTGTCGACTGGAGAGACCTACACTATCGACGTCGCCCCTGAGATGCCTGAGGTTAACGAGGTGCAGGGCGGTACCTACGCCCTTATGAACACAACCAGCGCCTATATGGAAGAATTCCAATTCGCCGGAAAGGTACTGTCTACGGTTGTGAGCCGGCCAGACGGCAACACAGTTATCGGGGATGTAGGCTATCGCGCTTTGGCAGCACCAAACGGCGTCTTGCCGTCGGTTGAGAACGAGCCTTGCGTCTCTGTCGAGTCCCTCGCACCTGATCACATCGTTCTGAAGTCCGACGGACAGATGCCGCTGAATGTGGGCGACCAGTTCCTTCTCCTGAGTGCCCAGCAGGACATCCTTGTTAACCGTTGGGACCAGTTCATCGGGATTCGCAATGGAGTCGTCGAGGACGTCTGGCCAATACTGGCAAGAGGCTGCCACCACTAG
- a CDS encoding N-acetyl-gamma-glutamyl-phosphate reductase: MELARILHRHPEVEITAATGRSQAGKRLGEVFPHLSACDVEITPDITESVDFVFSALPHAASAERLEPFIDEGVKTVDISADFRLKDLEEYTGWYKITHPCPEYVETAVYGLTELHRDEIAQSNLVGNPGCYPSAAILAMAPAVEAGIIDGDVVVDAKSGVSGAGRGGSVDLNFSEVNENFKAYNLDGHRHHPEITQELGELNGGSDLRLTFLTHLVPMTRGILVSCYAPLKSGAVPGGEEGRAAVRDVYNDFYDGEPFAKVVPQAPQTKHTSGNNDCVIFPTVDLRADRLIVIACLDNLVKGAAGGAVQNMNVMCGFDETAGLEQLALYP; encoded by the coding sequence ATGGAGTTGGCGCGCATTCTGCACCGCCACCCCGAAGTTGAGATCACGGCTGCCACCGGTCGAAGCCAGGCTGGAAAGCGACTCGGGGAGGTCTTCCCGCACCTGTCCGCCTGTGATGTCGAGATAACACCGGATATCACAGAGAGTGTTGACTTCGTCTTCTCTGCGCTTCCACATGCTGCTAGCGCGGAGAGACTGGAGCCGTTCATAGACGAAGGCGTCAAGACCGTCGACATCTCTGCCGATTTCCGGTTGAAGGACCTCGAAGAATACACTGGATGGTACAAGATTACCCATCCGTGCCCAGAGTACGTCGAGACTGCCGTGTACGGTCTGACGGAACTGCACCGTGATGAGATTGCACAGAGCAATCTCGTCGGCAATCCGGGCTGCTATCCGTCCGCCGCAATCCTGGCCATGGCGCCTGCTGTTGAAGCAGGCATCATAGACGGGGATGTCGTCGTAGACGCCAAGTCCGGGGTTTCTGGAGCGGGCAGAGGCGGCTCGGTCGACCTCAACTTCTCAGAGGTCAACGAGAACTTCAAGGCCTACAACCTCGACGGTCATCGTCACCACCCTGAAATCACCCAGGAGCTCGGTGAACTGAATGGTGGCTCGGACCTTAGACTTACATTTCTGACTCACCTTGTGCCCATGACACGCGGCATTCTCGTCAGTTGCTACGCTCCCCTGAAGTCCGGGGCCGTACCTGGAGGAGAAGAGGGTAGGGCGGCTGTACGCGACGTCTACAACGATTTCTACGACGGTGAGCCGTTCGCCAAGGTAGTTCCACAGGCGCCGCAGACCAAGCACACTTCAGGGAATAACGACTGCGTCATCTTCCCTACAGTCGACCTGCGAGCCGATCGTCTGATCGTCATCGCGTGCCTCGACAACCTCGTGAAGGGTGCGGCGGGTGGTGCCGTTCAGAACATGAACGTGATGTGCGGGTTCGATGAGACCGCAGGTCTTGAGCAGCTGGCCCTCTATCCTTAA